A DNA window from Palaemon carinicauda isolate YSFRI2023 chromosome 39, ASM3689809v2, whole genome shotgun sequence contains the following coding sequences:
- the SmE gene encoding probable small nuclear ribonucleoprotein E, with the protein MSYAQKSKVQKVMVLPINLIFRYLQSRARVQIWLYENQNLRIEGHIIGFDEYMNVMLDAAEEVHIKKGTRKTIGRILLKGDNITLIQNTQPDGSNM; encoded by the exons ATGTCTTACGCCCAGAAGTCCAAGGTGCAGAAGGTGATGGTGTTGCCCATC AACTTGATCTTCAGGTACCTTCAATCCAGAGCTCGTGTTCAGATATGGCTGTATGAGAACCAAAACCTTCGCATAGAGGGACATATTATTGGATTTGACGAATACATGAATGTCATGTTAGATGCTGCTGAGGAAGTACACATAAAGAAAGGAACAAGAAAGACTATTG gtcgGATTCTTCTCAAAGGTGACAACATAACATTGATCCAGAATACACAACCTGATGGAAGTAACATGTAA